Proteins co-encoded in one Ensifer sp. PDNC004 genomic window:
- a CDS encoding NAD-dependent epimerase/dehydratase family protein, translated as MPRAVIVGGTGQVGLATARRLVGEAWDVTIASRRATTLPEGCHHVEVDARDVDRLRAVVGSDTDVLLSCVAFNATDAKCLAEAGKSAGRIVAISSASVYRDHEGRTLDEAADCGFPVFAGALTEESPTVAPGPETYSTRKAAMEQTLLGRAGCPVTILRPCAIHGSEADTPANGGSSKGCWTAGPLFPWPMVAGASSRRHPWPPSPTPCFRQPMDSCRRSPMFPTPTAPPLRKSATPS; from the coding sequence ATGCCCAGAGCCGTCATTGTTGGTGGAACCGGACAGGTCGGCCTTGCGACGGCCCGCCGGCTGGTCGGCGAAGCCTGGGATGTGACAATCGCCAGCCGGCGCGCCACGACGTTGCCGGAAGGCTGCCACCACGTCGAAGTCGACGCTCGGGATGTCGATCGACTGCGCGCCGTCGTTGGTTCGGACACCGATGTACTGCTGTCTTGCGTCGCCTTCAACGCGACCGATGCCAAATGTCTAGCTGAGGCGGGGAAATCCGCCGGTCGCATCGTCGCGATCTCAAGCGCAAGTGTTTATCGAGATCACGAAGGGCGAACACTGGACGAAGCCGCGGACTGCGGATTTCCGGTTTTCGCCGGAGCGTTGACCGAAGAGAGCCCAACTGTTGCCCCCGGACCGGAGACCTACTCGACGCGAAAGGCGGCGATGGAACAGACACTTCTGGGCCGCGCCGGTTGCCCGGTCACGATCCTGCGCCCCTGCGCCATTCACGGCTCAGAAGCAGACACGCCCGCGAATGGTGGTTCGTCAAAAGGCTGCTGGACGGCCGGACCGCTATTCCCTTGGCCTATGGTGGCCGGAGCCAGTTCCAGACGACATCCGTGGCCGCCATCGCCAACGCCGTGCTTCAGGCAGCCGATGGACAGTTGCCGCCGATCGCCAATGTTTCCGACGCCGACAGCCCCACCGTTGCGGAAATCGGCCACGCCATCATGA
- the msrA gene encoding peptide-methionine (S)-S-oxide reductase MsrA, producing the protein MTERAVLAGGCFWGMQDLIRRLPGVTGTRVGYTGGDVPNATYRNHGTHAEGIEIFYDPAKTSYRRILELFFQIHDPTTKNRQGNDIGTSYRSAIYYVDDEQKRIAEDTIADVEASGLWPGQVVTELEPVGDFWQAEPEHQDYLERYPNGYTCHFPRPNWVLPRRSAAE; encoded by the coding sequence ATGACCGAGAGAGCTGTTCTGGCCGGCGGTTGCTTCTGGGGAATGCAGGATCTGATCCGCAGGCTCCCCGGCGTCACCGGCACCCGCGTGGGCTACACCGGCGGCGATGTGCCCAATGCCACCTATCGCAACCACGGAACCCATGCCGAGGGCATCGAGATATTCTACGATCCGGCGAAGACCTCCTATCGGCGGATTCTGGAACTGTTCTTCCAGATCCACGACCCCACGACGAAAAACCGCCAGGGCAACGACATCGGCACCTCCTATCGTTCGGCGATCTACTATGTCGATGACGAACAGAAGCGCATTGCCGAGGACACCATCGCCGATGTGGAAGCCTCCGGCCTGTGGCCTGGCCAGGTGGTGACGGAGCTCGAACCTGTCGGCGATTTTTGGCAGGCGGAGCCGGAGCACCAGGATTACCTGGAGCGCTATCCCAACGGCTACACCTGCCATTTCCCGCGCCCGAACTGGGTGCTGCCGCGACGGTCCGCAGCGGAGTAA
- a CDS encoding bifunctional alpha/beta hydrolase/OsmC family protein: protein MNFNSQRLEFTGHSGATLRARLDLPNGPVRAYAIFAHCFTCSKDLAAARQISAELAREGIAVLRFDFTGLGSSEGEFASTNFSSNIADLRSAADYLRQHFEAPSLLIGHSLGGAAVFAVAKEIPEIRAVATIGAPADVGHVLKNFGASLEEIQENGAAEVDLAGRRFLIKKQFVDDACAQRLHEAVATLRKPVLILHAPLDQTVGIENASDLFHAAKHPKSFVSLDKADHLLTDPADAAYAARVIAQWLSRYLVADSPQGTKPVEQVQVTETGEGKFQNSVQAGRHRLFADEPQSVGGFDSGPSPYDYLSIGLAACTSMTLRLYADHKKLPLGRIKVEVSHSKIHARDCEDCAASERADGGKIDRFERLISIEGEVADELRSKIEEIADKCPVHRTLEGIARITTAVK, encoded by the coding sequence ATGAACTTCAACAGTCAGAGACTTGAATTTACCGGCCATTCCGGCGCAACTCTCCGCGCCCGCCTCGACCTTCCAAACGGCCCGGTACGGGCATATGCGATTTTCGCCCACTGCTTCACCTGCTCCAAGGATCTGGCGGCGGCGCGTCAGATCTCGGCCGAGCTCGCGCGCGAGGGGATCGCCGTCCTGCGCTTCGATTTCACCGGCCTCGGATCAAGTGAGGGCGAGTTCGCCTCGACGAATTTTTCCTCCAACATCGCCGACCTTCGTTCGGCCGCCGACTATCTGCGGCAACACTTCGAGGCGCCGTCGCTCCTGATCGGCCATTCGCTTGGCGGGGCCGCCGTCTTTGCGGTTGCCAAGGAAATTCCCGAAATCCGCGCCGTGGCCACGATCGGCGCACCCGCCGACGTCGGCCATGTGCTGAAGAACTTCGGAGCGAGCCTTGAGGAAATCCAAGAGAACGGCGCCGCCGAGGTCGATCTGGCCGGTCGCAGGTTCCTGATCAAAAAGCAGTTCGTCGATGACGCCTGCGCCCAGCGCCTTCATGAGGCTGTGGCGACGCTCAGGAAACCCGTTCTCATTCTCCACGCGCCGCTGGATCAAACGGTCGGCATCGAGAACGCCAGCGACCTCTTCCATGCGGCCAAACATCCCAAGAGCTTCGTTTCGCTGGACAAGGCCGACCATCTGCTCACCGATCCTGCCGATGCCGCCTATGCCGCCCGGGTGATTGCGCAGTGGCTGAGCCGCTATCTCGTGGCCGACAGTCCGCAGGGCACGAAGCCAGTGGAACAGGTCCAGGTGACGGAAACGGGCGAAGGCAAATTTCAGAACTCGGTTCAAGCCGGCAGGCATCGCCTCTTTGCCGACGAGCCGCAAAGCGTGGGCGGGTTCGATTCCGGACCATCGCCTTACGATTACCTGTCGATCGGGCTCGCGGCCTGCACCTCGATGACGCTGCGCCTTTACGCCGACCACAAGAAGCTGCCGCTCGGGCGCATCAAGGTGGAGGTCTCGCATTCCAAGATCCATGCGCGGGATTGCGAAGACTGCGCCGCATCGGAGCGTGCCGACGGCGGGAAGATCGACCGGTTCGAGCGGCTCATATCGATTGAGGGCGAGGTCGCGGACGAGCTTCGCAGCAAGATCGAAGAGATTGCCGACAAGTGCCCGGTCCATCGCACGCTCGAAGGTATCGCCAGGATAACGACGGCGGTGAAGTAA
- a CDS encoding DJ-1/PfpI family protein, whose product MANSKILMITGDFTEDYETMVPFQTLLACGYTVHAVCPGKNAGETVATAIHDFEGDQTYSEKRGHNFALNATFSAIRAEDYDALVIPGGRAPEYLRLNPDVIKAVQHFFAAGKPVAAICHGAQLLAAAGVLKGRTCSAYPACRPEVELAGGIYADIAISDAVADGNLVTAPAWPAHPSWLRQFMAVLNASALLQTDAA is encoded by the coding sequence ATGGCAAACTCGAAAATTCTGATGATCACCGGTGATTTCACCGAAGACTATGAAACGATGGTCCCGTTTCAGACGTTGCTTGCGTGCGGCTACACGGTGCATGCCGTCTGCCCCGGCAAGAATGCCGGCGAGACGGTCGCGACCGCGATCCATGATTTCGAAGGCGACCAGACCTACTCCGAAAAGCGTGGCCATAATTTCGCACTCAACGCCACCTTCTCCGCCATTCGTGCCGAAGATTACGACGCGCTGGTCATACCGGGCGGCCGCGCGCCCGAATATCTGCGTCTCAACCCGGACGTCATCAAGGCCGTCCAGCACTTTTTCGCCGCGGGAAAACCGGTGGCGGCCATCTGCCACGGCGCGCAGCTGCTGGCGGCGGCCGGTGTGTTGAAGGGCCGCACCTGCTCAGCCTACCCTGCGTGCCGCCCGGAGGTCGAACTTGCCGGCGGCATCTATGCGGATATCGCGATCAGCGACGCGGTCGCCGACGGCAACCTCGTTACCGCGCCGGCATGGCCCGCCCACCCGTCGTGGCTGCGCCAGTTCATGGCTGTGCTCAACGCCTCGGCCCTGCTACAAACAGACGCCGCCTGA
- a CDS encoding ribbon-helix-helix domain-containing protein, whose product MCELFIKADARLWESTTRSLRIDGMVTSVRLENFFWSKLEEIARRDRMNVTQLITKLHHESIDAGHDLGNFTSFLRVCCARYLDLQLSGDIPTDVNQPIAGLNAPAILTREQEKYH is encoded by the coding sequence ATGTGCGAGTTGTTCATAAAGGCGGATGCGCGGCTCTGGGAAAGCACCACCCGGTCGCTGCGCATCGATGGCATGGTGACGAGCGTCCGGCTGGAGAACTTCTTCTGGTCGAAGCTTGAGGAAATCGCCCGGCGCGATCGCATGAACGTCACGCAGCTGATCACCAAGCTGCACCACGAGTCCATCGATGCCGGGCATGACCTCGGAAACTTCACGTCGTTCCTGAGGGTCTGCTGCGCGCGCTACCTCGACCTGCAGCTGTCTGGCGACATTCCGACGGATGTCAACCAGCCGATCGCCGGGCTGAACGCCCCTGCGATCCTCACGCGCGAGCAGGAAAAATACCATTGA